The following proteins are encoded in a genomic region of Ictalurus punctatus breed USDA103 chromosome 15, Coco_2.0, whole genome shotgun sequence:
- the cdc42l2 gene encoding cell division cycle 42 like 2, protein MQTIKCVVVGDGAVGKTCLLISYTTNKFPSEYVPTVFDNYAVTVMIGGEPYTLGLFDTAGQEDYDRLRPLSYPQTDVFLVCFSVVSPSSFENVKEKWVPEITHHCPKTPFLLVGTQIDLRDDPSTTEKLAKNKQKPITPETAEKLSRDLKAVKYVECSALTQKGLKNVFDEAILAALEPPEPKKKPKCVLL, encoded by the exons ATGCAGACAATTAAATGTGTAGTAGTTGGTGATGGTGCTGTGGGGAAAACCTGCCTCTTGATTTCATACACCACAAACAAGTTCCCTTCGGAGTATGTACCAACA gtGTTTGATAACTATGCTGTAACTGTAATGATTGGCGGTGAACCTTACACTCTTGGATTATTTGACACTGCAG GTCAGGAAGATTACGATCGATTGCGACCCCTGAGCTATCCCCAAACTGATGTCTTCTTAGTTTGTTTCTCAGTAGTTTCACCATCATCTTTTGAAAATGTCAAGGAAAAA TGGGTGCCTGAGATTACCCATCACTGTCCAAAGACCCCTTTCCTGTTGGTTGGAACTCAGATTGATTTACGAGATGATCCCTCAACCACTGAGAAGCTTGCCAAGAACAAGCAGAAGCCTATTACTCCAGAGACAGCCGAGAAACTCTCCAGGGATTTAAAAGCGGTGAAATATGTGGAATGCTCGGCTTTAACACAA AAAGGGCTAAAGAATGTGTTCGATGAGGCCATACTTGCTGCGCTGGAGCCCCCGGAGCCCAAGAAGAAGCCTAAATGTGTTCTTTTATGA